The Miscanthus floridulus cultivar M001 chromosome 17, ASM1932011v1, whole genome shotgun sequence genome has a window encoding:
- the LOC136516957 gene encoding uncharacterized protein: MEAKKKSAPAAAGAAAPPPANGYFSTVFSVSPAGSANDAKQSDLYTMLNKQSSRGQNGSSITDGKSHGSPTYKDGKLAYPNESSESPYFGSSVHYGGREFYSSTLQKQPANEPHANYKEDNPDGSATRGDWWQGSLYY; the protein is encoded by the exons ATGGAGGCGAAGAAGAAGTCGGCCCCCGCCGCTGCCGGagccgcggcgccgccgccggctaACGGGTACTTCAGCACCGTCTTCTCCGTGTCGCCTGCG GGGAGCGCAAATGACGCAAAGCAGTCGGACTTGTACACGATGCTGAACAAGCAGAGCTCCAGAGGGCAGAATGGCAGTAGCATTACAG ATGGAAAATCCCACGGCAGCCCTACTTACAAGGATGGGAAACTTGCTTATCCAAATGAGTCATCAGAATCCCCTTACTTTGGCTCATCCGTGCATTATGGTGGTCGGGAGTTCTACAGCAGCACTTTACAGAAGCAACCAGCCAATGAACCCCATGCAAAC TACAAAGAGGACAACCCGGATGGCTCTGCTACC